CAAGTGCCGAAGCGACCAGGAGAACGGCTTCAAATACGAAGCGGCGCCCACACGGGGCCCGTTGTCGCTGGGATCGTCGGAAGCAAGATGCCCCGTTACTGTCTCTTCGGGGATACCGTGAATACAGCGAGTCGCATGGAATCGACTGGAGAAGGTACTGTCCCCGCTGCGAGCTCGAAATCGCTGGGATGTTAATTAGGTTGATAATGAAATTCTTGTTGCGCGTAGCTCTACGAATACACATTAGCCTGGAGATGAAGAAGGCTTTGGATGCCGTGGGAGGCTTCAAGATCGTGCACCGGGGCTTGGTGGACGTGAAGGTAAACGTGAATGCGTGGTTCCTCTACgaacattaaggggttacgtagGTACCATTGGCAGGTTGGAAAATAGGggcatttttagattttttttttatataaagaagtgttatatttaaaattcaaaatgtacaccttgttgtgtataaatgAAGCTGTATTCTCcgcaaaaagaaatttaaagcaTTTGCGGttcatagttacagcatttgTGGTACCGATAATATCTCCGAGATTACTaaaccgatttgaataaaattttgcatgaatattcttaagactataatctagtacttTTCGGCGCgcctattttgaaaaattaaatttttgggaAATGAGAGCTACTCAAAGTCAAGCATGTGATTTCCGGCCTAAGTTTTCAtctttttttcttaataaaaaacaaaataagACGCTAATCGAAAAATCGCCTAGACAAATACTAGATtgtagtcttaagaatattcgtgcaaaattttattcaaatcagtttagtaatctctgagatattttcggTACCGTAAATTCTGTAACTATGAACTCCAAACGCTGTGACTTGAGAGAAGGGGTGCTATGGcatcatttcttaagatatcaaatttcttttttaagagaATACAGGTTACTTTATACACAATAAGGTGTATAtcttggtttttaaatatcacgtttctttatatgaaagAACAATCGTAAAAATGACCCTATTTTCTGACCTGGCAAGgatatgtaaccccttaagtggacCGCGTGAATAATATGCGTGTCGTTAGGGCAAGGGATTGATGGACACCTACTGGCTGGAGTGCAAAGACGGCGGGATCGCCCGTGCCGCGGAGTTGGATCTGCCGTCATTCTTCGAGGACGTCCGACCGGTCTTCATACGCCGTTTAAGGGAAGAAGGTACCCTCTGATGCGAGCCGTACTCCCGACGGGACCTATGGTACCTGAACCGACCTCGCACCCCTTACATCCGTCTTTCGCAGCCCAACCTCATCGACCACTTAAAGAGGCCCACTCAAGGACGCAAGAACCGCCTCTCCCATCCGAACCTGCACATCACGCCGGTGAAACTACCGCCGCAGTCGCAGTCCAGCATCGAGTCCCAGGACTCGGCGACCTACGAGGGCACCCATTCGACGACACCCTGCCCGCCCAGTTACTCGCCGGCGAGCCAACGTAGCCGCTATTCCCAGCCGAATCTGCCCACCCTCCTGGTATCCTACGACAGAAGATCCAGCGGCTCGCCTGACCGTCGCATAAGGATGTCCCAGCCCATTCTCAACTCCAGCTTCAGCGGCATCAACTTCGCCGGGATGAATCGCGGCACCAGGCTGTCCTACACCAGCCTCCGAGCGGCCTCCGGGGACAATAGCATCAACGAGACGGAGAGGCTGTCAGCACCCAGCGTCCAAGGGTTCAGCGGGAGCTCCAGAGGAAGCCTAACGATGGACCAGGGCTCCTCGAGGCACTCCCAGCCTGATATACGACGGTTCACCATGCGCAACGATAGTTCAGGGAAACGGGAGCGCCTCTCTCAGCCGACCCTGGTCACCGGGGATTACCATCCCAACCGCGGGCAGCAGAGACTGTCCCAGCCCTGCCTGAGCACGGGCAGGGAACTGAACCTGCCCACGATGGTGTTCCACTCGCCCTCCCCGCCGCCTGTCAAGCACAAGAGATTCTCGCCGGCCATACACGCCAGCCAGAGGGACCGCCTGTCGCAGCTGGACATCGGCGCCAAGTACAGGTGCTTCAAGGAGTCCGCCGTGACGAAGTTCAACCGGGACAGGTTCTCGATACCGGAGCTGGAGACGCAGAACGATCTCAGGCTCATGGCCGGCACGCCCAAGCAGAGGTTCAGCTTGGACAGCCAGCTGACGCGCCAGCAGGACATCACTCGGTCCAGACTACTGCCAATCGCCAGCTCGCCGATCAACGAGCACCAGCAGACAAGGATCGACGAGCTGACGGGAATACCCGGGAGCAAGCTCAAGACCCCCACCAGGGAAGGCCTCGGGAGTGTGCTCGTCGCGAGCACCACTCCGATTCTACCGTCTACCGAAAGGCAGCTACTGTCTTCCGAGTTGAGCAAGAAGGCCGGCCAGGTCACCTCCACAACGACCAATGCGGGCACCGCCCAACAAAAGGGCCAAACGACCACCGCCAGGTTCCGATCGGTCTCGCCGGTCGCCGCCAGGGAGAGGATGTCCGTGCCCGAGATAAGGAACTCGAGCCTCCGACGACTCCTCGACCCGCCGACCAGGCAGAGGCACAGCATCACCGGCAACCTCAGGTACAGCATCAACTCCCCGATCAAGCCTCTCGATTTCGGCAGAAAGTCACCGAAGCATCTCTTCGAGGAGGCTCTGGAGAGGTTCCGCAGGGACGAGAAGGAGGAGAACCGCAAGAACGAGATCCCGCGGTCGGAAACGATCGTTAATATCATCGACCAGCCGAAGCACGTACAGAAGCATTATTCCTACACGTACGAGACCGCTGATGACTGTAACACGATACTGGGGAAGATTACTATGTCCGCGGTGCCGAAGAAGAAGTATCTGGAGAGCAATTTCGATGAGAACGAGCAGGTGATCACCACGGTGATCGAGACGGACGTGCCGATGATTATGGCCAGCCCCAAGTACGCGAAGAAGTCACCCTACGCGAGCGACACCCCGAAGTGGATCAGGAAGTACCTGGACAACGAGAGCCCGAAGgtgaagaggaagacgacgggcGCCAAGGAGGCAGGCAACAAGGAGAAATCTAGCAGGAGGAGCAGCCGGAGGAAGAGCTCCTTGGAGTCGATTGATAGCGAGAAGGTCACGGGGAAAGTTCGGTCCAAGTCGGTGAGCAGCGGGGAAAGGAGCCTGATCCCGAGGAACGTGATTCCAAAGCCGGAATTGAAGAGCATGAAGAACACGTACGTCAGGATCGTGTCCTCGAATAATGCTCGGGAGAACAGGTACGAGGTGAAGGTGGAGAAGAGTAATTGGGGCGATGGTGACGTTCAGGGACCGTATGGCAACGATTGCGACACGGACTCCGATGACTCCACgtctatttaaatattttaaatcgaGAGATTCGAGAGGGGTGAAGTTGATGGTAGCAGTCAGGTGGGTAAAAGATGGAAGGAAAAGGAATTCGTCCGAGCAGACTGAACAATCACATTTAGAAATGGGGAAGCTGACGCAAGCTCAGCGCAGAGGGCGACACTAGCGCACGTAGCGGAGTAAAATATCACTATAATATTAGAAGttaagtttatttacattttttttttgttatttactgACTGTTGATTTTAGAATTAAAATGACAACAAAAGGCGAAAATTATGGACATTTAACTGTTGTCCAACTTAAAGATGTAGTACGGAAAAGTGTCTCATGATGTGTCAGTTTTGATATTAACAGTGATAAATATCGTTAACTATTTGAACAGGTAAATTCttacattttatttacttatttaaatcgCCGCTAACAAGTGGCGCCTGTGCTGGTGGCGCCACCAGTGGCAAAACGTTGCAGTCAGCTTCCCCAGCAGCGTGGGATTTGCAGAAAGCCAAAAGAGAAATTTTCATGTTCTGTACTTAAACCACTGGAACACTACGAATTTTATTAGAGAAGAAATCTGATATTTTCGCTATAGCTGTGGAACACATGAACCATGTAATAGAAGACGATTCGACTAGCCTAAAGAACACCTCGAGAGCGAGATAACGAAGATTGACACGACCGATCCGAAGAATATTTTCTCATTGCtgttgtatgtatatatatatcgtgaATTATAATCGACGTAGAGATTTGCAGAACGAAAAGAGGGATATAGAGATATAATAAGTTTGTAGCGACGACTTCTGGATCTCGATGCGTTATTTTTCATTCGATGTGAGCCGGGGAGtagttgttttatttttctttctgtttaaataaagtaaaagtaagataccgtgtaaatattcgaattatattcggtTGTACACATATTTCCAAGTATTTACCGTTACAAGTATAGTTAACATGTACTAGAAGAATTCTGCTCTGTTGCCAATATTATTATCCATGACTTCACGTTCAAGATTATATacggtttattttttaaatgtatattgcTGTGAATGCGGGACTGGCGATAAAATTTCGTTCGCGCGACGCTGCATTACAACGGTTTCGCGGTATGTGTGTTGAGAAATTTCTATTTTCCTTCGATACTAGTCATCGATGAGATTCTCGTGTGAATGGAAACACATATTACGCGAGATTACACAGGACAGCTTCGAAGCCTCGTCAGGAGATTAATTGTGTAAATGTCTATGCCCTAAACAATGATACTTTGATAGTGTATATGGGGAGGGGAAATGAACGTCGTATTCGCCCATAAAATTATATCCCCACGAACTCGGTTTTCACACGAATATTATACCACGTAATGATATCGTCATAATACTATGATATCGGAAATACGGTATGAATGTAATATTGCGATCATGAGTG
This region of Andrena cerasifolii isolate SP2316 chromosome 4, iyAndCera1_principal, whole genome shotgun sequence genomic DNA includes:
- the LOC143367641 gene encoding uncharacterized protein LOC143367641, with the protein product MSQPILNSSFSGINFAGMNRGTRLSYTSLRAASGDNSINETERLSAPSVQGFSGSSRGSLTMDQGSSRHSQPDIRRFTMRNDSSGKRERLSQPTLVTGDYHPNRGQQRLSQPCLSTGRELNLPTMVFHSPSPPPVKHKRFSPAIHASQRDRLSQLDIGAKYRCFKESAVTKFNRDRFSIPELETQNDLRLMAGTPKQRFSLDSQLTRQQDITRSRLLPIASSPINEHQQTRIDELTGIPGSKLKTPTREGLGSVLVASTTPILPSTERQLLSSELSKKAGQVTSTTTNAGTAQQKGQTTTARFRSVSPVAARERMSVPEIRNSSLRRLLDPPTRQRHSITGNLRYSINSPIKPLDFGRKSPKHLFEEALERFRRDEKEENRKNEIPRSETIVNIIDQPKHVQKHYSYTYETADDCNTILGKITMSAVPKKKYLESNFDENEQVITTVIETDVPMIMASPKYAKKSPYASDTPKWIRKYLDNESPKVKRKTTGAKEAGNKEKSSRRSSRRKSSLESIDSEKVTGKVRSKSVSSGERSLIPRNVIPKPELKSMKNTYVRIVSSNNARENRYEVKVEKSNWGDGDVQGPYGNDCDTDSDDSTSI